The Aneurinibacillus migulanus genome contains the following window.
GGCTAATATGTTCATCGATTGTCCGATGAAGGATAGGAAAGCCGTCATTGTGGTAGCGGAAGCGTCTCCCACGACGACGCACTCAATATATAAAGAAACCGTGGTGGGAAAAGAAGTGTTCGAATCGTACGAGCCTGGTGTATTCCGCACTTATCGAACCGGAAAGCCGGCACTGATGAACAGAGCGGTTACACAGGAAGGACACCATGTCAAACAGAATGTCGTACCTATAAAGAACGATAAACAACAGACGATTGGCATGTTGATTCTAGAGCAGGACATTACGCTTCAAGTCAAACATGAAAAAGAATTAGCCCTCTTATCGGAGACGACCCAGGAGTTCAGCCGTACCTTCTGGGATTTGATTGCAAAAGAGCAATCCATCCCGGATGTTATCGAAGAAGCACTGCTCCTTCTACATGAAGACGGATCGATTTTATATGCGAACAACTCGGCTATTGGATTGATGGAATCGCACAGCGAGCGAACCCGGGAGAACTGTCTAAACGTAAAAGTAAACGAAATATTTCCGTTCATCGAAGAAGACGATTATTTACACGATGGAGTGCTCCAGCGCGAAGTCCATAATCAGGGAGCGGTATATATTTTACGCAGCGTTTGCCTGCAGCAGAAAGATAAGAAGCGGCGCCTGCTCGTATATTTGCAGGATATTACCGATTTAAGAGACAAGGAGCGCCAGTTAATGGTTAAATCAGCGGTCATCCAGGAGATTCACCACCGGGTTAAGAACAATTTGCAGACGGTTGCGGGGCTTTTACGTCTACAGATGAGACGAGGTGTTCCGGATGAAGCAAAGGGGCTTTACCAGGAGTGCTTAAACCGGATTGTCAGCATTGCAACCGTTCATGAAGTCCTGTCCTATAACGGTATTGAGCGTGTCGCCATGAATCAGGTTATCGAGAAAGTGGCACGCATGTTGGTGTATAATATGTCGTCTGAAGAATGCAAAGTCGACATCGTGATGGAAATCGAGGAGATTGCCCTGCAGTCTAAGCAGGCAGTGTCGCTTGCTCTTATCCTGACCGAGCTGGTGCAGAACTGTTTAAAGCATGGCTTTATCGGCAGGCCGTCAGGCGTTATCTGTATTGAGTTCCGCCTTACAGGAGATGAAATTCGACTGTGTGTGGATGATAATGGAAAAGGCTTTGAAGCACAGTCCGCTACGGACCAGCTAGGCCTTGAAATCGTTCGGAATTTGACGCACTTCGACTTGGAAGGAGCATTCAATATTACGCAGAATGCGGACGGAGGAACGCGAGCCAGCGTTTCTTTTCCGGCGGAACAGGGGGAATGAGCGCATGAATAAAGGCAGAATCATGGTGGTCGATGACGAGTCTATTCTGCGCATGGATATCAAAGAAATGCTGCAGGAGGCTGGTTATGATGTCGTAGCGGAAGCAAACAATGGAGAAGCCGCTATTGAATTGGCCGCCCAACATGTTCCGGATTTAATCGTAATGGACGTGAAAATGCCAAAAATGAACGGGGTAAAAGCGGCGAGAATTATTAATCGTTCCTTTGATATTCCAACCATTCTCTTGACCGCATATACGGAGGAAGAATTAATCGCGGAGGCGAGAGAAGCGTTCATCTTCGGCTATCTTGTTAAACCGATTACTGAAAGAGATTTAATGCCGGCGGTAGAAGTCGCCATCGGACAGGCGCGACGCGTCAAATCATTGATGGGAAGCCTGAAAGAGATGGAGAAAAAGATGGAGAGCCGCAAACGGATAGAACGGGCAAAAGGCATTCTTATGGATGTGTACCAGATCAACGAAGAGCGCGCCTACCAAACGATGCGTACCTATTGTATGAATACACGCAAGACGATGGATGAAGTCGCCGCTTATATTCTGCATAACCGGAAATTAGATGTACAATCCGTTCTATAAACGTGCAAATGGTACGACCGCAAAAAAGAATATTCTGAGGCAAAGGCGCCTTATGCGATGAAAGACACTGACTCATCGTGTAAGGCGCCTTTTTGCGCGGGGGAAAGGAGGCAGGACATGCGCCGGAGGGATCGTGGGATAGAACACATTATTAGCGCGGGCATCGATATTGGAACGAGCACGACCAAACTGGTTATCAGCCGGTTTTCGTTAATGAATACAGCGGGTGCAAGCCACGTACCGCGCATTGAAATCATTGATACCGAAATTTTGTACAAAAGTCCGATTTACCGTACACCGCTTTCGCAAGGAGATGAAATTGACATGCCAGCTGTCTTTGCGCTTGTACGCAACGAATATTCGAAAGCTGGTATACGTGAGAACGAAATTCAGACCGGAGCGGTTATTATTACCGGTGAAACGGCGACAAAACGAAATGCTGAGGAAATGGTGCGTCGATTATCCGACGAAGCGGGAGAGTTTCTCGTCGCTACGGCAGGTCCTGATCTCGAGGGAATGATCGCAGCCAAAGGCTCGGGGGCATATGAACATTCAAAAAGGACAGGTCGCACGGTTGCAAATATTGATATCGGTGGCGGCACCGCTAATATTGCTGTGTATCAAGCTGGATTGTTCAAGGGAACATGCACGCTTCATATCGGCGGCAGACTCATCGAATATGAGGAAAAGCGGATTGTGAAGTTATCCCGTCCGGTGCAGGCGCTGCTTGAGATGCAGAAATGGGATTTGAGGATAGGTGATGCATCCGATTCTCCGATAATTGGACGGGTAGCGAATGCCATGGCAGAAACGCTGGCCCGAATTCTCGCTGGACAAGCAACTGCGGAAGATGAGCCATTATTGCTAGGTCATCCGCCGAATTGGGACGTAACGGTAGAGGACATTATGTTTTCCGGGGGCGTAAGCGAATGCATCTACCGCCTGGAGCCAAACGATACAGACGGAACGAACGCATCTGTCT
Protein-coding sequences here:
- a CDS encoding sensor histidine kinase; this encodes MNDVLDTRHIRHLCQQYTSLTEEDIQIIVNKSEMLQTMADVSQANMFIDCPMKDRKAVIVVAEASPTTTHSIYKETVVGKEVFESYEPGVFRTYRTGKPALMNRAVTQEGHHVKQNVVPIKNDKQQTIGMLILEQDITLQVKHEKELALLSETTQEFSRTFWDLIAKEQSIPDVIEEALLLLHEDGSILYANNSAIGLMESHSERTRENCLNVKVNEIFPFIEEDDYLHDGVLQREVHNQGAVYILRSVCLQQKDKKRRLLVYLQDITDLRDKERQLMVKSAVIQEIHHRVKNNLQTVAGLLRLQMRRGVPDEAKGLYQECLNRIVSIATVHEVLSYNGIERVAMNQVIEKVARMLVYNMSSEECKVDIVMEIEEIALQSKQAVSLALILTELVQNCLKHGFIGRPSGVICIEFRLTGDEIRLCVDDNGKGFEAQSATDQLGLEIVRNLTHFDLEGAFNITQNADGGTRASVSFPAEQGE
- a CDS encoding ANTAR domain-containing response regulator, which encodes MNKGRIMVVDDESILRMDIKEMLQEAGYDVVAEANNGEAAIELAAQHVPDLIVMDVKMPKMNGVKAARIINRSFDIPTILLTAYTEEELIAEAREAFIFGYLVKPITERDLMPAVEVAIGQARRVKSLMGSLKEMEKKMESRKRIERAKGILMDVYQINEERAYQTMRTYCMNTRKTMDEVAAYILHNRKLDVQSVL
- a CDS encoding ethanolamine ammonia-lyase reactivating factor EutA, which encodes MRRRDRGIEHIISAGIDIGTSTTKLVISRFSLMNTAGASHVPRIEIIDTEILYKSPIYRTPLSQGDEIDMPAVFALVRNEYSKAGIRENEIQTGAVIITGETATKRNAEEMVRRLSDEAGEFLVATAGPDLEGMIAAKGSGAYEHSKRTGRTVANIDIGGGTANIAVYQAGLFKGTCTLHIGGRLIEYEEKRIVKLSRPVQALLEMQKWDLRIGDASDSPIIGRVANAMAETLARILAGQATAEDEPLLLGHPPNWDVTVEDIMFSGGVSECIYRLEPNDTDGTNASVYHDMGVQLAETLRTHPRLARWRWVHPLETVRATVLGAGTQTTEISGATIQVEREVLPLKNLPVHRISFGHETEGLQDKIFRAVEQALELYDPGQEGRNFALYLSEMPHLRFHDVQHIAASLNEALRRQSDQRQPIVVVTENDIAKVLGQSLQVIQRERGILCIDQIRVENGDYLDIGRMLHSGVVPVVVKTLAFHS